The following coding sequences are from one Salvia hispanica cultivar TCC Black 2014 chromosome 3, UniMelb_Shisp_WGS_1.0, whole genome shotgun sequence window:
- the LOC125216155 gene encoding nucleotide-sugar uncharacterized transporter 2-like isoform X1: MHLWAFSILSWENIPEDLSKEKTVMPAKQDVHWKNSRGSLYHELRTTEGAKRQQQRFCGPVVAMTFNFMVSVGIILGNKMVMGRVGFNYPIFLTLIHYTTAWVLLVIFKAFSLLPASPPSKSTPFSSLFSLGAVMAFASGLANTSLKHNSVGFYQMAKIAVTPTIVAAEFILFQKTISFSKVAALVVVSFGVAVATVTDLEFNVFGACIAIAWIVPSAINKILWSSLQQQGNWTALALMWKTTPVTVFFLVTLMPWLDPPGVLSFKWDATNISAIMISALLGFLLQWSGALALGATSATSHVVLGQFKTCVILLGGYVLFGSDPGVVSIIGAVMALSGMSVYTSLNLRESRNKAALLPNHNSSSATKTKSEQDKPLLVEDKPPIA; encoded by the exons ATGCATTTATGGGCTTTCTCAATTCTCTCTTGGGAAAACATTCCAGAAGATTTATCAAAAGAAAAGACAGTGATGCCGGCGAAGCAg GACGTTCATTGGAAGAACTCAAGAGGCTCTCTTTATCATGAGCTCCGGACTACAGAAGGAGCAAAGCGCCAACAACAGCGCTTTTGTGGTCCGGTTGTTGCAATGACATTCAATTTCATGGTTTCTGTTGGCATAATCCTCGGAAACAAAATG GTTATGGGGAGAGTTGGATTCAATTATCCTATATTTCTCACGTTGATCCACTACACGACTGCTTGGGTTCTACTAGTTATTTTCAAGGCATTCTCGTTGCTCCCAGCCTCTCCACCGTCTAAGTCCACACCCTTCTCGTCATTGTTTTCTCTAGGCGCTGTCATGGCTTTCGCCTCTGGGCTTGCTAACACGAGCTTGAAGCATAACAG TGTTGGTTTCTACCAGATGGCGAAAATTGCTGTCACTCCAACCATTGTTGCAGCAGAATTCATTCTTTTCCAAAAGACGATATCGTTTAGCAAG GTTGCTGCCCTCGTTGTTGTCTCATTCGGTGTGGCTGTTGCAACTGTTACAGACTTAGAGTTCAACGTGTTCGGTGCTTGTATAGCAATCGCATGGATAGTTCCAAGCGCCATTAACAAGATATTGTGGTCTAGTTTGCAGCAGCAGGGGAATTGGACAGCTCTAGC GTTGATGTGGAAGACAACCCCAGTGACAGTCTTCTTCTTGGTAACACTCATGCCATGGTTAGACCCGCCGGGAGTGTTGTCTTTCAAGTGGGACGCCACAAACATATCCGCGATAATGATATCAGCTTTGCTCGGGTTCCTTTTGCAATGGTCGGGAGCTCTGGCACTCGG GGCAACTTCAGCAACATCACACGTGGTGCTCGGGCAGTTTAAGACGTGCGTTATCCTCTTGGGAGGGTATGTGCTGTTCGGTTCTGATCCAGGAGTTGTGAGCATTATTGGTGCTGTGATGGCCCTTTCCGGGATGTCAGTCTACACGTCACTTAATCTGAGGGAGTCGCGCAACAAGGCGGCTCTGCTTCCTAACCATAACTCATCGTCCGCTACCAAAACCAAAAGTGAGCAAGACAAACCATTACTCGTCGAGGATAAACCACCCATTGCATAA
- the LOC125216155 gene encoding nucleotide-sugar uncharacterized transporter 2-like isoform X2 gives MHLWAFSILSWENIPEDLSKEKTVMPAKQNSRGSLYHELRTTEGAKRQQQRFCGPVVAMTFNFMVSVGIILGNKMVMGRVGFNYPIFLTLIHYTTAWVLLVIFKAFSLLPASPPSKSTPFSSLFSLGAVMAFASGLANTSLKHNSVGFYQMAKIAVTPTIVAAEFILFQKTISFSKVAALVVVSFGVAVATVTDLEFNVFGACIAIAWIVPSAINKILWSSLQQQGNWTALALMWKTTPVTVFFLVTLMPWLDPPGVLSFKWDATNISAIMISALLGFLLQWSGALALGATSATSHVVLGQFKTCVILLGGYVLFGSDPGVVSIIGAVMALSGMSVYTSLNLRESRNKAALLPNHNSSSATKTKSEQDKPLLVEDKPPIA, from the exons ATGCATTTATGGGCTTTCTCAATTCTCTCTTGGGAAAACATTCCAGAAGATTTATCAAAAGAAAAGACAGTGATGCCGGCGAAGCAg AACTCAAGAGGCTCTCTTTATCATGAGCTCCGGACTACAGAAGGAGCAAAGCGCCAACAACAGCGCTTTTGTGGTCCGGTTGTTGCAATGACATTCAATTTCATGGTTTCTGTTGGCATAATCCTCGGAAACAAAATG GTTATGGGGAGAGTTGGATTCAATTATCCTATATTTCTCACGTTGATCCACTACACGACTGCTTGGGTTCTACTAGTTATTTTCAAGGCATTCTCGTTGCTCCCAGCCTCTCCACCGTCTAAGTCCACACCCTTCTCGTCATTGTTTTCTCTAGGCGCTGTCATGGCTTTCGCCTCTGGGCTTGCTAACACGAGCTTGAAGCATAACAG TGTTGGTTTCTACCAGATGGCGAAAATTGCTGTCACTCCAACCATTGTTGCAGCAGAATTCATTCTTTTCCAAAAGACGATATCGTTTAGCAAG GTTGCTGCCCTCGTTGTTGTCTCATTCGGTGTGGCTGTTGCAACTGTTACAGACTTAGAGTTCAACGTGTTCGGTGCTTGTATAGCAATCGCATGGATAGTTCCAAGCGCCATTAACAAGATATTGTGGTCTAGTTTGCAGCAGCAGGGGAATTGGACAGCTCTAGC GTTGATGTGGAAGACAACCCCAGTGACAGTCTTCTTCTTGGTAACACTCATGCCATGGTTAGACCCGCCGGGAGTGTTGTCTTTCAAGTGGGACGCCACAAACATATCCGCGATAATGATATCAGCTTTGCTCGGGTTCCTTTTGCAATGGTCGGGAGCTCTGGCACTCGG GGCAACTTCAGCAACATCACACGTGGTGCTCGGGCAGTTTAAGACGTGCGTTATCCTCTTGGGAGGGTATGTGCTGTTCGGTTCTGATCCAGGAGTTGTGAGCATTATTGGTGCTGTGATGGCCCTTTCCGGGATGTCAGTCTACACGTCACTTAATCTGAGGGAGTCGCGCAACAAGGCGGCTCTGCTTCCTAACCATAACTCATCGTCCGCTACCAAAACCAAAAGTGAGCAAGACAAACCATTACTCGTCGAGGATAAACCACCCATTGCATAA